The genomic DNA GGTGGGAGTCCCAGCTCGTGTCGGGCATCGGTGTGCCCGAGGCATCAGGTGCCTCGGTCGGGCGGCCGCCCATGGGGGTTCCTCCGTGTTCTTCGCCAAGTCCGCGGGGCCGGTCGACGGGTGTACCCCGCCGGCCCGCCCTCGTGTCCGTCTCCTGCTCACACATCGCCGTCCCCCGTTCGCCGGGCGCCCGCGCACACGCCCTCGGCGGCCCAGCTCGGGGTGCGCCCGGTGGTGAGCGGGACGGGGGCCGTCCAGTTGCCCAGCACATGGGCCTCCGGCGGTGTCGCGAACGGGCGTGGGGCGCCGTCCGCGTTCAGCGCGTGCGTGTCTCTGCGCACCGGAGCGTGCGAGATCAGCTCCAGGTAAATGCCGCGAAATGCCGCGAGGTTCTGTTCGACGGTGAAGAGTTCGAGTGCCCGGGCCCGAGCCGCCGCGCCGAGGCGTGCACGGCGCTCGGGGTCGCGCAGCAGCGTGATGCAAGCGTCGGCGAGCGCCCGGGGGTTGCGCGGGGGCACCACCAAGCCTGTACCGCCGATGACTTCGACGACGGCGCCGACGTCGGTCGACACCGTGGCTCGTCCGCAGAACATCGCCTCGACCAGGCTGATCGGGAAGCCTTCGACCACGCTGGAGAGGACCACGATCCCGCCCGCCGCATACGCCTCCGCCAGGTCCGGCAGTTCGGCGTCGCCGATGTCCTCGAAGGAGACCGGGTTGTCACCGATGGCGTGCGCGTCGGCGGCCTCGTCGGGGAAGAGCTGGGCGGCGAGCGCCCGGCACTGGGCGAGGTATGTGGCGCCTTCCGCGCACGGCGCCGGTGCGCCGATGATGCGCAGCCGCGCGTCCGGTTCGGCCTTCCGCACCTCGACGAATGCGTGCAGCAGCGCGACCAGGTCCTTGGAGGGTTCGATCCTGCCGACCCAGACCAGCGTGTCGGGTCCGCCGTCGTCGCCGCTCTCCCCGAGCGCGGCGAAGCGGGCCGCCTCCATCCCGGGGTAGACGGTGCGCACCTTGGCCCGGTCGGCGCCGCACCGTTCCTGCCAGCGGCGGGCATGCGTATTGCCCGGGGTGATGAGCGCGGCCTGCCGGTACACCTCGGTGGCGAGCCGTCCGAGGAAATTGGCGAGGAGGGCGCGTACCGGCGCACTCAGCGGCGTGCCGGTCGCGGCGAGGTAGTGCGCCCGCAGCTGCACACCGTGCTCGGTGACCAGCAGCGGCACCCCGAAGAAGCGTTTGGCCAGCAGACCGGGCAGAGCGGCGGCTCCGCCGGACGTGGCGTGGCAGAGGTCGACCGCGCCGAGGCTCTCCTCGTCGTACCAGTCCAGGGAGAGCGGACGCAGGACCCGGTCCAGCTCCGCAGCGAAGGCGAGGAGGTCAGGAACGGTCGCGGTCTGGACGGTGCGACCGGTGCCGGGGGCGCGACAGGCGGCTTCGAGTACGCGGACGGCGGTTTCGGAGCGGAGCGCCGCGGGTAATCCGCCGTGTTCACGGGCCAGTTCGGCGAGTCCGTACAGCCCGTCCGTGAACTGCGCGTCGGCAAAGTCGGAGGCACCCGCGCGCCGTACGCCGTCCGCGTCGTCGCGCGTCGTGTCCGCCGTGCAGATGGATGTCGCGAGCGCCGTGAAGTGCGCCGTGAAGCGGCGCCGTTCGCGACGTCCGTACGATCGCCCGCCCCCGCCGGTCAGCAGCCGGGCGAGCAGCCCCTTGGGGGCGTGGCCGCCCAGGATGTCCTCGTCGGCCATCCACAGCGGCGCCGTCCGCACCCGGCTGACCTGGGGCGGGAGCTGTACCCAGCCCTGCGCCTCCTGCTCGGCGGAGCGGCTGAGCGCGTAGAGATCGAACTCGTGCGTCAGTCCGCGCACCAGACGGTCGCACCAGAGTCTGGACTCACCGGTCGCATACGGATAACCACCGTCGGTGAGGAGTCCGATCCGCACGAGCACACCCCCGATCTCCCTTGTGGGCGGCCGCCGTTGAAATGGCGACTCGCAGCGGGACGACCGTAAGCGGATACGCCGGTGGCGCGATGGACGGTTGTCCATCGCGCCACCGAAAGGGGTGAACCGTCGTAACTTTCCCACCCCGGTAGCGTTCCGTCGCGCTATGAGGGTGAACGGTTACGCAGGGTCAGGCTGCGGCCAGCTCCTTGCGGGCCGTGCGGCGCACCGCCGCGAGCGCCGGATCGAGGGCTGGCACGGCGGCCAGCAGCTGCCTGGTGTACGGATCCTGGGGCGCTCCGTACACCTCGTCGACACTGCCCTGTTCGACGATCCGGCCCTGCCGCATCACCGCGACCCGGTCGCTGACCTGCCGCACGACCGCGAGGTCATGGGCGATGAAGACCAGTCCGAGGCCGAGTTCGCGCTGGAGCTCGGCGAGGAGTGCGGTGACCTGTGCCTGGGTGGTGACGTCGAGCGCGGAGACCGGTTCGTCGCAGACGATCAGCCTGGGGTCGGCGGCGAGCGCGCGGGCGATGCCGACGCGCTGGCGCTGTCCGCCGCTGAACTCGTGCGGGTAGCGGTCGTACCGGTCGGGGTCGAGGCCGACGCGTTCCAGCAGCTCCTGGACGCGCGCCCGGATCCGGGGGTCGTCGAGCGCGCCCGCCGCGCGCAGCGGATCGGCGACGGATTCACCGATCGAACGGCGCGGGTTGAGTGAGGCGACGGGGTCCTGGAAGACCATCTGGAGCTCGCGCCGGTGCGGGCGCAGCGCCTTGTCCGACAGCGATCCGATCTCCGTGCCCCGGTAGTGGAGCCGGCCCGCGGTCGGGTCGAGGAGGCGTACGAGCATCCGGCCGAGGGTCGTCTTGCCGCTGCCGCTCTCGCCGACGATGCCGAGCGTCTCGCCGGGGTGGACGGTGAGCGATACGCCGTCCACGGCGGTGACCCGGCTGCGGCCCCGTCCGAATTCGCGTCGCAGATCGATGGCTTCGAGCAGCGGCTCGCCCGTCCGCGCGACGCGGGACACGGCGGAGTCGGGCCTCGGATCGCCGTCGTCCGCGACACGAGCCGCCGGAACCGGCTCCGGGCGCTTCGCGTCCACCCGCGGTACGGCGGCCAGCAGTTCGCGCGTGTACGGCTGCCGGGGAGCGCCGAGCACCTCGGCGACCGGCCCGCGCTCCACCTCCCGGCCCGACTGCATGACCAGCACCTCGTCGACGCTCTCCGCCGCGACGCCCACATCGTGGGTGACCAGCAGGAGCCCCATGCCGGTCTCCCGGCGCAGGGAGTGCAGCAGGTCCAGGATCTGGGCCTGGACGGTGACGTCCAGAGCGGTCGTCGGCTCGTCGGCGATCAACAGCCGCGGCTCGCAGGCCAGCGCCATCGCGATCAGCGCACGCTGCCGCATCCCGCCGGAGAACTCGTGCGGCCGGGACCGTGACCGCCGCACCGCGTCGGGGATCCCGACCCGGTCGAGCACGTCGACGGCCCGCGCCCGCGCCGCCCGCCCGGAGGCGCGCGTGTGGACCCGGTACACCTCGGCGATCTGGTCACCGACCGCGTAGTACGGGTCCAGCGAGGACAGCGGGTCCTGGAAGACCATCGCGGCCTTCGCCCCGCGCAGCGCCCGCAGTTCCGCGTCGTCGGCCGCCTGTACGTCCACGCCGGCAACCCGGATCGAGCCGCCGACCCTGGCGCCCGTCCCCCGGTGGAGCCCGAGCAGGGCGTACGCCGACGCGCTCTTGCCGGAGCCCGACTCGCCGACGACGCCGAGCGCGGCACCCTCCTCCAGCGTGAAGGACAGCCCGTCCACGGCCCGTGCACCGTCCGCGCCGTCGAAGGAGATGGTCAGATCGGAGACCTCGACCAGACTCATGCCAGCACCACCCGACGGTCGGCCATCGCCTGCAGGATGTCCGCGACGGCATTGGCAAGGACGACGAAGAAGCCGGTGACCAGCACCAGACCGACGACGACCGGAAGGTCGACGTTCTTCACGGCGTCGACGAGTTCGCGTCCGACGCCGGGGATGTTGAAGAGCGACTCGGTGAGGACGGCGCCGCCGAACATCGAGCCGATGTCCAGTGCGCCGAGCGCGATCACGGGGCCGAGCGCGCCGCGCAGCGCGTGCCGCCCGACGAGCTTCCGCTCGCTCACCCCGTACGCCCGGAAGGTGCGCACGTGGTCCTCGGCGAGCGTCTCCAGCATCGACGCCCGGGTCATCCGGGCGTACGGAGCGGCGGAGACCAGGGCCAGGGAGACCCAGGGCAGCAGCAGGTTCCAGGCCCACTGTTCCGGGTTCTCGGTGAGCGGTACGTAGTCGGGGAAGGGCAGCAGCTGCAGTGCCGAGCAGAAGACGATGATCAGCAGCAGACCGATGACGAAGACGGGCGTGGCCATGCCGGCCAGGGTCAGTCCGGTGAGGAGCCGCTCGGTGGCGCGGCCGCGCCGCCAGACCGAGAGCAGTCCGGTGCCGACGCCGAGCACGATCCACAGCACGAAGGCGCCGATGGCGAGTGAGGCGGTGGCCGGGAGCTTGGTCAGGATCATCTGGGTGACCTGCTCGTCGTTCTGGTAAGAGCGTCCGAGGCAGGGTGCCTGGCAGTGCAGGATTCCGGTGCCGGTCGAGTAGTCACGGCCGGCGAAGATCCCCTGGAGGAAGTGCGCGTACTGCAGGTACAGCGGGTCGCCGAGCCGCAGTTGGTCGCTGACCTGTGCGACCTGGGCGGGCGAGCAGCGCGGACCGCAGGCGATCTGTGCCACGTTGCCCGGGGCGACGTAGAAGGCGGCGTAGACGACGACGCTGAGGGCGAGGAGCACGAAGAGCGCCCCGCCGATGCGCCGCAGCAGGAACCGGCTCATGCTCCGGCCTCCTTCTTGCGTCCGGTGCCGATCCGCAGCCGGGAGGCGACGCGCGGGTCGAGTGCGTTGCGGACGCCTTCGCCGAGGACGGTCAGCGCCAGCACGGTGATGAAGATCAGCAGGGCGGGGATCAGCAGATAGGTGGGCGCCGCCTGGTACCAGGTGTCGGCGTCGCTGAGCATCTGTCCCCAGGACGGCGTGGGCGGTTTGATGCCGACGCCGAGGAAGGACAGCGCCGCTTCGACGACGATGTTGCCGGGGAAGAGCAGCACGGCGTAGGTGATGACGGGAGCGGCAAGCGCGGGCAGCAGCTCGCGCCGGGCGATCCGCATGCCGCCCCAGCCGCTGAGCCGGGCGGCCGCCACATGGTCGAGCGACTTCAGCGCGAGGGTCTGGGCACGCACGATCTTGGAGATGCCGGACCAGCCGACCAGGCCGACGATCGCGGCGATCAGCACCGGACGCGGGAAGTCTGCGGGGACGACGGCGAGCGCGCCGAGCGCGATCACCATGACGGGCAGGGCGACGACGACGTCGGTGACGCGACTGAGCGCCTGGTCGACGAGGCGGTTGCCGAGTCCGGCGGCGAGCCCGACGGTCACACCGATGATCACCTGGAGCAGAGTCGCGGCCAGCGCGACGCCGAGCGAGACCCGGGCCCCGTACACGACGCGGGCGAAGAGATCGCGGCCGGTGAGCGGCTCCACGCCGAGCCAGTGGTCGGCACTGATCCCGCCGAACGAACCCAGCGGTACGCCGCCGGTCGCGGAGTCGACGAGGTTAGCGTGGTAGGTGGTGGGGTCCTGGCCCTCGATGCCCGCCAGCAGCGGGGCGGCGAGCGCGACCAGGACCAGCAGGGCGACGATCACGGCCGCCACGGTGGCGGAGCGCCGTGCGCGCAGCCGCCGCCAGAACGAGGAGGCCCCGGAGGCGGGGGCCTGCACGGCCCCCGCCTCCTTGACCAGCAGAGCTTCGGCCATGGCTACTTGACCGCGACCTGCGAGATGTCGAGTACACCGGTCCAGTCGCTGATGACGACGTTCTTGACGGACTCGCCGTACAGGCGCTTGTAGACGGGGTGGAACAGCGGCACGGTCACCGCCTGCTCACCGACCTTCTTGTCGAGTGCGCCCCAGCGCTTCGCGGCCGCGCTCAGGTCGGTCAGCTTGTTGATCTCGTCGATCTCCTTGTTGACGGAGGCGTCGTCGAGCTGGGAGGCGTTGAAGTTGTAGCCGTTCTTGACGATCTGGCGTCCGTCGAAGATCGGTGCGAGGAACGGACCGCCGGACGGCCAGTCGGCGCCCCAGCCGGTGAGGAAGAAGCCGGGCTCGCTCTTCACGTTGTAGATCTTGTCCGAGTACGCGTTGGACTCCAGCCCCTGGAGCTTGACCGTGATCCCGGCCTTCTTCAGCGCCTCCTGGATCGCGGTGGCGATCTCCGGGCTGGTGGCGAAGTTCTTGTCGTTGGAGTGCGTGAGGGTGATGGTCAGGCCCTTGGCGTAACCGGCCTCCTTCAGCAGCTCCTTGGCCTTGGCCGCGTTGCCCGTGCTGCCGGCCGGGAAGGCGTCGTACGCGGTGTGGCCGAAGGACGCCTGCTCCGGCAGGAAGGTGGTGGCGGGCTCGGCGAGCGAGGAGCCACCGGCCGCGTTGACGACCGAGGTGCGGTCGACGGCGTACGAGATCGCCTGACGCACCTTCGGGTTGTCGAACGGCTTCACCTTCGGGTTGAAGGCGATGTAGTTCGTGTAGCCGAAGTGGCCGGTGCCGACACGGGCGGCGAGCTTCTTGTCGCCGGTGACCTTGGCGAGCTCGGCCGGGCCGAGGTTGGTGTCGGTGGTGACGGCGGCGGCGTCGGCGCCGCGGGAGGCGGAGAGCCGCTGGTTGATGACGGCCGAGTCGAGCCCGGAGCGCACGTCGATCCGGTCCGGGTACGCCTTGCGCTCCTCGTCGGTCGCGGCCGACCAGAACTTGTTGCGCTCCAGGACGAGGCGCTCGCCGTCGCCCTCGTTCTTGACGACCTTGTACGGACCCGAGGAGATGGGGTGGTTCTCGTACTTCGTGCCGGTGTCCTTGGCCTTCGGTACGGGAGTCGTCTGGGTCTGCGTCGCCAGGTAGGGGAACTCGCCCTCCGGCTTGTTGAGATGGAAGACGATCGTCTTCGCGTCGGGCGTCTCGATCGAGGCGAGGCCCTTCTTGTCCTTGTAGGGACCCCGGTAGTCGGCGCCGCCGATCAGCCAGTCGCGCAGATAGGGCGCACCGCCGGAGAGTTCGGCGGCGAAGGAGCGCTCGATGCCGTACTTGATGTCCGCGCTCGTGATTGCGGTGCCGTCCTCGTACTTCAGGCCGTCCTTGAGCGTGTACGTCCAGACGGTGGCGTCCTTGCTGGGCGTGCCCAGGTCGGTCGCCAGGTCGGGGACGACCTTCGCGCCGGCCGCGCCGGCCTCCCGGTTGCGGGTGGTCAGCGTGCGGAAGACCAGGGACGGGACGTTGCCGCCGCCGGAGGTGTAGAGCCGCGCGGGGTCGAAGTCCTCCTGCGCGGCTCTGTTCAGGACGGTGAGCGTGCCGCCCTTGGCGGGCTTGCCCGTTGCGCCGGAGCTGCCGTCGCTGCCCTTGTTGTCCTGGGGCCCGCACGCGGCGGCGCCCGAACCCACGACGAGAACCACGACGGCCGCTGCCACGCGGCGCGATATGACGGACGGTTGACGCATCGGAAGATGACCTCTCGGAGTGCTGCTTGCGGTGAAAACCGGATGGTGGGTCCGTGCAGGCTGCAGCGAGGTTGGGGTGGAACGACCGGTCGGAAAGCGAAAAGGGGACCGGAACACCGAAACTGCCGCGCCTGCGGACGTGAGAACGCCGGGGCGCGGCAGTCGGGAAGGGCCGTTCGGAACCGAGACCAGAGCTCGGAGAAAGGGGCCGACGCGCGCTCAGGCAGGTGTCAGCAACAGTGAATGTCGGCGACGCTGTGCCCGGTCACGCCGATGAGCGCCAGCACGATGGCGGCGCGTTCGGAGGTGACAAGGCTGCGTGACATGCCGAGAAATATGCGCGACCGCATCGGCGATGTCAACGTTGAATGAGATATTGGTCTCAAATACTGGACAGCGTTTCGGACGGCCGCCTGCCCGGCCCGGTCGCGGGCCTCAGCGGCGGTCGATCAAGGGGTGACCGGGCAGAAGCGGACCGAGGCCCCACTCCGGCTCAACGGGCCGGGTAGACCCAGGGGTTGGGGCGGCACTTGATCCCATCGATGTCCAGGGACTTGGTCTGCTGCTGCATCACCGGGGCCAGCGCACCCGGGGTGCGGCATGTCACATGGTCGTGCCCCAGCCGGTGGCCGACCTCATGGTTGATCAGCATCTGGCGGTAGGCGAAGAGCTTCCCGGGGCCGAACGTCGACGACCCCTGCGCCCAGCGATAGGCGTTGATCATCACGCGCTCGGTCGCCGCGGAATCACACGAGACATTGTCCTCGGTCGTATCGAGGCCCGACTTCTTGCACCAGTCGCCGGTGGTCCCCGGGCTGGCCAGCGTGATCACGAAATCGGGGTCACCCGAAGAGATCCGCTCAAAAGTCATGGCACCGTCGTGCGCCCAACTCCGGTCGTCATTGAGGGTTTTCTGAACGGCCTCGGCGAAAAGACCGGCATCGAGACCGAGACCCTTCTCGACATCGATCCGATAGCGGTACTTGTGCCCGCGGCCCGGAGCCTTCGCCTCGCCCGGGACGACCTGGAAGTGTCCGGAACCCTGGAGGTCCGGGGCGAGCGGATAGCCCTTGGCCATCTTCTCCCCGTACGAAAGGGCCTTGACCGCGGCCGGTTCGGGCGTCGGCCGGTCGTCCGAGCGGGAGGAGATGTCGTGGCCACTGTCCCGGTCCACGCCCGTCGGCGCGGCGGCACCGACCCGCGCCCCACCGCCGTCATGGGTGACCTGCCCCGCGACGACGACCGCGAGCACGGTGGTCACCGCGGCTGCCGCGATACCGGTGAAGGTACGGCCCTTGGTGCCCTTGCCCTCCTTGGGGTCCGGGGCGGTGCCCGGCACCACATCCCCGGGGGGCCGCTCGTCCCACTCGACGACCGGGCCGAACGGATCGGCCGGCGGGGCGGACGGGGAGCGCGGTGCGGGTGGCGTGAGCGATGCGGGGGGTACGTCGAAGGCGTCGACGAACTCCCGCCGCGGCCCCGGTATCAGCGGCCGCTCACCGGTCGCCTGCTGCTGGGACATCGGCTGAGGGCGCTGCGGCATCGGCGACCGCTGAACCGTCGACTGCTGCGGGGCGGCCGGCCGAGGTGCCCCCGGTCGCCGTCCTTGGCCACCGGCATCGGCCCGGGCCGGGATCTGCCAGTCGCCGTACCGCTGCCGCGTTCCGGCCCCCCAGCCACCACCCGGTTCACGCGGTTCGGGATGGCCGCCGCGCACCTGCGGAACCCCCTGGAACGGGGTGTGCCCGTCCGTGCCGGGCGGCGCGTCGGCGGCTCTCCTGCGCCGTCCGTTGCCGGGCTCCGGCCGCACCCCCTCACGACCGCCCACCGCCTTCGCGGCGGCATCGCTCTCGGGTCCCTTGGGTGGAGGGCCCTTTCGGCTGTGTCGTCCCACGCCCCGGATCAGCTCCCGCCGCGTTCGTCGAGCAATTCCCGGAACGCCTGGGCGACCGTCTCCGGGTACTCCATCATCGCCACATGCCCGGCATCGGGCAGTGTCAGCAGCCGCGAATCGCGAAAGGCCGCGGACGCCCTGCGTGCCATCCGGTACGAGACGAGCTGGTCCCGTCCGCCGTACACGAGCTGAGTAGGCGCGAGCACGCGCTCGGCCTGGCGCCACAGCCCGTGCTGCCCGCCCAGCGTGTAGGCATCGACGATGCCACGTGCCGAGCGCGTCATCGCGTCCCAGAAGTACGGCAGCTCCAGCCGTCGCTCCATTTCGGCCACCGCATCGCGGAAGCCTTCCTCGGAGACACGTGCCGGATCGCCGTAACAGAGTGCCATGACTCCGCGGGTGCGTTCTTCCGCGGTCCAGTCCTTGCTGAGCCGGATGAACAGGGATGCGACACCCGGAACTGCGAGCAGTGCGGTCGGTACGGCGGGCCACTGCACCCGGAGCTCGGGCAATGCGGGCGAGACCAGGGTGAGCGTGCGCACCAGATCCGGGCGGACGGCCGCGACCCGGGTGGCCACTGCGCCACCGAGTGAATTGCCGAAGAGATGAACGGGTCCGTGCTCCTCCGCGTCGAGGAGCCGGATCACCGCACGGGCGTGCCCGGTGACCGAGTAGTTGCCGTCGTCCGGCGGCGGGGAGTCCCCGAAGCCCGGCAGGTCGACCGCCTCGCCGTCCACCACGTCCTGGAGCAACGCCATCAGAACCGACCAGTTCTGCGAGGAACCGCCGAGCCCGTGCACATAGAGCGCGGGCGGCAGTCCGGACCGCTCCGGCGGGCGGGTGCGCACGTTCAGCGTCAGCCCGGGCAGCGCCACGGAGCGCAGCTTCTCCCCCTCGGCGACCCGGACGGGGCTCACCGTGGGGGCCACCGCGGCGGCAGCGGAGCGGGCTCCCGGCAGCTCGGTCGAAGACATGCGGCAATGTTACGAGACGATCACACCGTGGTTCGTGTGTTCGCCGTCACAGATCGCATAGCGCCATGAAGGGGTAGCTCCTACGCTCGAAGCTAAGGAAGGGAGTCACCATGACGGTCGACCCCAGCGACCCGGAGACCTTCGAAGACGTTCAGCCGGACGAAACGGACCAGGAGACGCCAGAGGCGGATGCCGTCGAGCAGCATGCCGACCTCCAGCAGAAGAGCGACGATCCGTTGACG from Streptomyces sp. NBC_01707 includes the following:
- a CDS encoding alpha/beta fold hydrolase, which codes for MSSTELPGARSAAAAVAPTVSPVRVAEGEKLRSVALPGLTLNVRTRPPERSGLPPALYVHGLGGSSQNWSVLMALLQDVVDGEAVDLPGFGDSPPPDDGNYSVTGHARAVIRLLDAEEHGPVHLFGNSLGGAVATRVAAVRPDLVRTLTLVSPALPELRVQWPAVPTALLAVPGVASLFIRLSKDWTAEERTRGVMALCYGDPARVSEEGFRDAVAEMERRLELPYFWDAMTRSARGIVDAYTLGGQHGLWRQAERVLAPTQLVYGGRDQLVSYRMARRASAAFRDSRLLTLPDAGHVAMMEYPETVAQAFRELLDERGGS
- a CDS encoding ABC transporter substrate-binding protein, translating into MRQPSVISRRVAAAVVVLVVGSGAAACGPQDNKGSDGSSGATGKPAKGGTLTVLNRAAQEDFDPARLYTSGGGNVPSLVFRTLTTRNREAGAAGAKVVPDLATDLGTPSKDATVWTYTLKDGLKYEDGTAITSADIKYGIERSFAAELSGGAPYLRDWLIGGADYRGPYKDKKGLASIETPDAKTIVFHLNKPEGEFPYLATQTQTTPVPKAKDTGTKYENHPISSGPYKVVKNEGDGERLVLERNKFWSAATDEERKAYPDRIDVRSGLDSAVINQRLSASRGADAAAVTTDTNLGPAELAKVTGDKKLAARVGTGHFGYTNYIAFNPKVKPFDNPKVRQAISYAVDRTSVVNAAGGSSLAEPATTFLPEQASFGHTAYDAFPAGSTGNAAKAKELLKEAGYAKGLTITLTHSNDKNFATSPEIATAIQEALKKAGITVKLQGLESNAYSDKIYNVKSEPGFFLTGWGADWPSGGPFLAPIFDGRQIVKNGYNFNASQLDDASVNKEIDEINKLTDLSAAAKRWGALDKKVGEQAVTVPLFHPVYKRLYGESVKNVVISDWTGVLDISQVAVK
- a CDS encoding DUF3492 domain-containing protein, whose translation is MRIGLLTDGGYPYATGESRLWCDRLVRGLTHEFDLYALSRSAEQEAQGWVQLPPQVSRVRTAPLWMADEDILGGHAPKGLLARLLTGGGGRSYGRRERRRFTAHFTALATSICTADTTRDDADGVRRAGASDFADAQFTDGLYGLAELAREHGGLPAALRSETAVRVLEAACRAPGTGRTVQTATVPDLLAFAAELDRVLRPLSLDWYDEESLGAVDLCHATSGGAAALPGLLAKRFFGVPLLVTEHGVQLRAHYLAATGTPLSAPVRALLANFLGRLATEVYRQAALITPGNTHARRWQERCGADRAKVRTVYPGMEAARFAALGESGDDGGPDTLVWVGRIEPSKDLVALLHAFVEVRKAEPDARLRIIGAPAPCAEGATYLAQCRALAAQLFPDEAADAHAIGDNPVSFEDIGDAELPDLAEAYAAGGIVVLSSVVEGFPISLVEAMFCGRATVSTDVGAVVEVIGGTGLVVPPRNPRALADACITLLRDPERRARLGAAARARALELFTVEQNLAAFRGIYLELISHAPVRRDTHALNADGAPRPFATPPEAHVLGNWTAPVPLTTGRTPSWAAEGVCAGARRTGDGDV
- a CDS encoding ABC transporter permease; this encodes MAEALLVKEAGAVQAPASGASSFWRRLRARRSATVAAVIVALLVLVALAAPLLAGIEGQDPTTYHANLVDSATGGVPLGSFGGISADHWLGVEPLTGRDLFARVVYGARVSLGVALAATLLQVIIGVTVGLAAGLGNRLVDQALSRVTDVVVALPVMVIALGALAVVPADFPRPVLIAAIVGLVGWSGISKIVRAQTLALKSLDHVAAARLSGWGGMRIARRELLPALAAPVITYAVLLFPGNIVVEAALSFLGVGIKPPTPSWGQMLSDADTWYQAAPTYLLIPALLIFITVLALTVLGEGVRNALDPRVASRLRIGTGRKKEAGA
- a CDS encoding Ms4533A family Cys-rich leader peptide — translated: MSRSLVTSERAAIVLALIGVTGHSVADIHCC
- a CDS encoding DUF3152 domain-containing protein, with translation MGRHSRKGPPPKGPESDAAAKAVGGREGVRPEPGNGRRRRAADAPPGTDGHTPFQGVPQVRGGHPEPREPGGGWGAGTRQRYGDWQIPARADAGGQGRRPGAPRPAAPQQSTVQRSPMPQRPQPMSQQQATGERPLIPGPRREFVDAFDVPPASLTPPAPRSPSAPPADPFGPVVEWDERPPGDVVPGTAPDPKEGKGTKGRTFTGIAAAAVTTVLAVVVAGQVTHDGGGARVGAAAPTGVDRDSGHDISSRSDDRPTPEPAAVKALSYGEKMAKGYPLAPDLQGSGHFQVVPGEAKAPGRGHKYRYRIDVEKGLGLDAGLFAEAVQKTLNDDRSWAHDGAMTFERISSGDPDFVITLASPGTTGDWCKKSGLDTTEDNVSCDSAATERVMINAYRWAQGSSTFGPGKLFAYRQMLINHEVGHRLGHDHVTCRTPGALAPVMQQQTKSLDIDGIKCRPNPWVYPAR
- a CDS encoding ABC transporter ATP-binding protein yields the protein MSLVEVSDLTISFDGADGARAVDGLSFTLEEGAALGVVGESGSGKSASAYALLGLHRGTGARVGGSIRVAGVDVQAADDAELRALRGAKAAMVFQDPLSSLDPYYAVGDQIAEVYRVHTRASGRAARARAVDVLDRVGIPDAVRRSRSRPHEFSGGMRQRALIAMALACEPRLLIADEPTTALDVTVQAQILDLLHSLRRETGMGLLLVTHDVGVAAESVDEVLVMQSGREVERGPVAEVLGAPRQPYTRELLAAVPRVDAKRPEPVPAARVADDGDPRPDSAVSRVARTGEPLLEAIDLRREFGRGRSRVTAVDGVSLTVHPGETLGIVGESGSGKTTLGRMLVRLLDPTAGRLHYRGTEIGSLSDKALRPHRRELQMVFQDPVASLNPRRSIGESVADPLRAAGALDDPRIRARVQELLERVGLDPDRYDRYPHEFSGGQRQRVGIARALAADPRLIVCDEPVSALDVTTQAQVTALLAELQRELGLGLVFIAHDLAVVRQVSDRVAVMRQGRIVEQGSVDEVYGAPQDPYTRQLLAAVPALDPALAAVRRTARKELAAA
- a CDS encoding ABC transporter permease; translation: MSRFLLRRIGGALFVLLALSVVVYAAFYVAPGNVAQIACGPRCSPAQVAQVSDQLRLGDPLYLQYAHFLQGIFAGRDYSTGTGILHCQAPCLGRSYQNDEQVTQMILTKLPATASLAIGAFVLWIVLGVGTGLLSVWRRGRATERLLTGLTLAGMATPVFVIGLLLIIVFCSALQLLPFPDYVPLTENPEQWAWNLLLPWVSLALVSAAPYARMTRASMLETLAEDHVRTFRAYGVSERKLVGRHALRGALGPVIALGALDIGSMFGGAVLTESLFNIPGVGRELVDAVKNVDLPVVVGLVLVTGFFVVLANAVADILQAMADRRVVLA